The genomic stretch CCTGCGTGGTAAAGAGGATATGGTCGCTGCTGCCGTAGAAGAGGCTCTTGTTGCGCATCTCGCGGTAGGTCTTGTCGATATACTTCGTAAAGTGTGACTGCAGAAAATATTCGGTGAAGGCAGGGGTCGAATCGATGAGCCTGAAAAGGTCGTGCTTCTTCAGCAGATAGCAGATCGTATCGTCCACCGCTGCAATGGTAGTCTTCTGCCTCTCTCCCATCAGCGACACCAGCCCGAAGGTCTCCCCCTCGCCGCGGTAGTCGATCACGACATCCTCGCCGCTGTCGGAACGGAGGGATATCTTGACGCCTCCCTTCTTGATAATCCTCAGTGAGTCGCTCGCCGGGCCGTCCTGTTTCAGGATCACCGTTCCCTTCGGATAAAACTCCATGGACAGATTAGCGGCGACCGCCTTCAGAGCGTCTTCATCGAGAAATTGGAAGGGGGGAATCTCTTTAAAAAAATTTATGATCTCTTCGACCAGCATGCCTGTTCTCCTCGCTCTTGTAACCACAACCAAAAGCAAGAAAGATACCATGCCCTGCCAGAGCGGAACAGGCAGGGAAAATCAGGAGGGGGGCGCATCGGAAAATCACTGTTATACAGCGGGATATGCAATGGAGCTCCCGGAGCGCCGGGAAGAAACCGGAGGGCTGGCTCCTTGATTTCACGAGCGGACGCTGTTACAAAACCTGCCACTTGCTGAAAGTTTGTTACCAAAAGTAACAAACTTTCAGCTTCTGTTGCCGATACTGCCCTGAGCAGGAGACGGACAGAGAGGCCCGCTCCCTCCTCTATTTCGCTAGATAACCGCTATCCCCCTGGCACGGCATAGTGCCTTCAGCTCCGAAAACTCCTTCTTCACCTCATGAGCATAGAAGACCATCCAGAACGACGCCTCCTGTGAAGGGAACTCAGTGCCTTTACCGAAGACATGCTCGGCAGCCCTCAGCCCGAATAGATCCTGGAATCCGGTAACGTCATTCCATGACTCATTATAGGTCCGATATTTTTCCGTGAGCGCGGGAGGCGCTGCCGCTTCGCCGCTTCCGACTCCTTCGGTGATCCGGTATGAGCGGCAATAGGTCCGGTGCAGCCGCTCCATGAGCCCCGCAGTCTTACCGTTGAAGACCCTGGCGACAGACCAGAAGTTGATGGCCATAAGCTCATGGAAAAACGCCGTGTGATGCCTTCCCCTGAAGGGTGACTCCTTTTTCAGGAGCTCGCTCTGAACGAAATCGGACGCCTGCCTGACGCATTCGTCGTAAAATATCGCCCCCAGCTTATCGAGACGCTCCCCTTCGGGCAACGCCCGGATATCGTCGAGCAGCCTCTTGTGCCGGCTCGGCAAGAGCCCTTTGATGAGATGCGTAATCGCCATATGATCCAACCTCTTTACAGTTGCGCTGCCGGCTTGAATGCAATAGCAAGGGCCAGGCGGATGATTATGATAAGCACGATCGAAAGGGCGGGAATCCATCTGTCCTTTGCGAACGGCACGAGCTTTCGAGTAACCTTGTAGATCGGTTCGGTTACTTTATCGAACATGGCAAACAGCATGTTCTGCCTCCTGCCGACCATAAGCGTGAGTATACCCTTCCCGAGTATCATCCACATCAGGAACGACAGCGTATAATTAATGAATTGATAAATGAAAATTTTCATGGTTCAATCAACAGGCGGTCCACCCCGGGGGGCGGACCGCCTGCAGCATTTTAGTGTTCTCCTGCCTGTGCAGCGCCTTTAGGAATCCTGACGCTTTCGACAAAGTCCTGCATCTCCTTTGAAGGAGCTGCCGTCAGCCTCGACACCACGAATATGGTGATAAAGCCGAGCGGAATACCGAACAGTCCCGATGAGACCGTCTTGATGCCGAACCAGTCGAGACCGTAGAACCTGCTGCCGATCATATAGAACAGGCAGACACTGAAGCCGACCCACATGCCGGCAAGCGCTCCCGCCTTATTGGCCCGCTTGTCCCAGATGCCCATGACGAGCGCCGGGAAGAACGATGCCGCCGCAATCGAGAACGCCCAGGCAACGAGCTCGACAATGATGGTGAGTTTAAAGG from Nitrospirota bacterium encodes the following:
- a CDS encoding YggT family protein; its protein translation is MKIFIYQFINYTLSFLMWMILGKGILTLMVGRRQNMLFAMFDKVTEPIYKVTRKLVPFAKDRWIPALSIVLIIIIRLALAIAFKPAAQL